The Echeneis naucrates chromosome 8, fEcheNa1.1, whole genome shotgun sequence genome has a window encoding:
- the LOC115047505 gene encoding uncharacterized protein LOC115047505 — protein sequence MTAWKNITFLCLSVISLFNLSEEHCYDYLKEDALKTMSLTDLIPIIDGADIKSVIYCTLQKYCEEQDNNSICPVWFDCLWNTNRNITCGGERGEKTSMFNLLCLIDYVMENNDTYEGCKYGPLLNEYAAIVEKLRSSNSKSKATTTSPTTTTSPTTATTLSSTTSSSKTTLSSSTTTTTTTTSAICSQSTETHGLGAQGSSQTVERWNILLYVSLALNLILPLGVYLWQHQRSKHNQMLHKCPCHSIIVPSAGTNEAGSLVEEH from the exons ATGACAGCATGGAAAAACATTACCTTTCTGTGTCTCTCG GTGATCTCCCTGTTTAACCTGTCGGAGGAGCACTGCTATGACTACCTGAAAGAGGATGCATTG AAAACAATGAGCCTGACTGATTTGATTCCTATCATCGATGGCGCTGACATAAAG AGCGTCATCTATTGCACTCTGCAAAAGTATTGTGAAGAACAAGACAACAATTCAATCTGTCCCGTGTGGTTTGACTGTCTTTGG AACACAAACAGGAATATCACAtgtggaggggagaggggagagaagacCTCGATGTTTAACCTTCTGTGCTTGATAGACTATGTGATGGAAAATAATGATACCTATGAAG GCTGCAAATATG GACCGTTACTGAATGAGTATGCAGCAATTGTGGAGAAATTAAGATCATCTAACAGTAAGTCAa aagcaacaacaacatctccaaccacaacaacatctccaacaacagcaacaacattatcttcaacaacatcatcatccaaaacaacattatcatcatcaacaacaacaacaacaacaacaacatcagcaatATGCTCACAGAGCACAGAAACTCATG GCTTGGGTGCACAAGGTTCCAGTCAAACAG TGGAAAGATGGAATATATTATTATACGTGTCTTTGGCCCTCAACCTGATCCTCCCACTGGGGGTTTACCTGTGGCAGCACCAGAGATCTAAACACAATCAGATG CTCCACAAATGTCCGTGTCACTCCATCATCGTACCCTCAGCTGGTACGAATGAGGCTGGATCTCTGGTGGAAGAACACTGA
- the pih1d1 gene encoding PIH1 domain-containing protein 1, which yields MTTDSSLLNSELELQQQEEMYQQLLLQTIGKMEAENPDSKVIRPQPGICVKTVSEPNKQKIFINICQSNSVPSPPELSRDELVELLQSEDPSGYRVPMSLGEPHTEVDNSSQGCTAYDVVINQDFFQRCQKDPLFQQFVILVSLEGLENKYNLELSRDWKVLKNRKFLGSVSEQNIRTKSRPVIQELQPQECFTATARRPEFTLFVEPPVGDSEYLIAEIKLSGVPSSRSLVLDVGEDRLVLTARPSLFHLDIFHPFLVDQENSMAQYNKSTEILTVTMPVVSS from the exons ATGACAACAGATTCCTCACTCCTCAACTCTGAGCTGGAGTTACAGCAACAGGAGGAGATGTATCAACAGCTGCTCTTACAG acaatcGGAAAAATGGAAGCAGAAAATCCAGATTCAAAAGTAATTCGACCGCAACCTG gCATATGTGTGAAGACAGTCTCAGAGCCAAACAAGCAGAAGATCTTCATCAACATCTGTCAGTCAAATTCAGTCCCATCTCCTCCAGAACTTTCCAGAGACGAGCTTGTAGAGCTGCTCCAATCAGAAGATCCCAGCGGCTACAGAGTTCCCATGAGTCTTGGCGAGCCACACACAGAAGTAGATAACA GCTCTCAGGGCTGCACCGCGTATGATGTGGTCATCAACCAGGATTTCTTCCAAAGATGCCAG AAGGATCCTTTGTTCCAGCAGTTTGTTATTCTAGTGTCTTTAGAAGGACTGGAGAACAAATACAACCTTGAGCTAAGTAGAG aCTGGAAGGTTCTGAAGAACAGAAAGTTCTTGGGTTCTGTTAGTGAGCAGAACATACGGACCAAGAGCAGGCCGGTGATTCaagagctgcagcctca GGAGTGCTTCACTGCTACAGCCAGAAG GCCAGAGTTCACTTTATTTGTGGAGCCTCCTGTTGGTGACTCTGAGTACCTCATTGCAGAAATAAAGCTATCTGGGGTG CCATCATCTCGCTCCCTGGTTCTGGATGTTGGAGAAGACAGACTGGTGTTGACAGCCCGGCCCTCACTTTTCCATCTTGACATCTTTCACCCATTTCTTGTCGATCAGGAGAACAGCATGGCACAGTACAACAAGAGCACAGAG ATCCTGACTGTCACTATGCCTGTGGTGTCGTCATGA